A single window of Sphingobacterium sp. ML3W DNA harbors:
- a CDS encoding sugar phosphate isomerase/epimerase family protein, which yields MNTRRVFLQKGFFGISGIALASTFQLKAQAATLVKKKKEDGFQLGVAGYSFVNFKLDESLNMMKRMDIKYLCIKDFHLPFNSTAAEITDFHDKLEQSGVTGYAVGPIYTKSTKEIDDAFDYANRVGVNLIIGIPNTEDLQYLSNKTKETGIKFGIHNHGPEDKLYPNATVIFNLIKNLDENVGMCFDMGHDTRDAQDAIKDLEKYHRRIFDIHLKNVTSATADGTTCELGRGVIDIPLFVQALRKVNYTGKCSLEHEKDMEDPLAGMAESAGYFRGVIAI from the coding sequence ATGAATACAAGAAGAGTTTTTCTCCAAAAGGGTTTTTTTGGGATATCTGGGATAGCCCTGGCCAGTACATTTCAATTAAAGGCACAAGCAGCTACGTTAGTGAAGAAAAAAAAGGAAGATGGATTTCAACTAGGAGTAGCTGGTTATAGTTTTGTGAACTTTAAGTTAGATGAGTCTTTGAACATGATGAAACGGATGGATATCAAATATCTATGTATAAAAGATTTTCATCTACCTTTCAACAGTACAGCAGCAGAAATTACCGATTTTCATGATAAATTAGAGCAATCTGGTGTTACTGGTTACGCAGTAGGACCTATCTATACAAAATCTACAAAAGAAATTGATGATGCCTTTGATTATGCCAATCGAGTGGGAGTTAACCTGATTATTGGTATACCCAATACAGAGGATCTACAATACCTTTCCAATAAAACGAAGGAAACGGGTATCAAGTTTGGTATTCATAACCATGGACCTGAAGATAAATTGTATCCGAATGCCACTGTTATTTTTAATCTGATCAAAAATCTGGATGAAAATGTGGGGATGTGTTTTGATATGGGGCATGACACGCGAGATGCTCAAGATGCAATAAAAGATTTGGAGAAATACCATAGACGAATTTTTGATATCCATTTGAAAAATGTTACCTCAGCAACTGCAGATGGTACCACTTGTGAACTGGGACGTGGCGTAATCGATATTCCTTTATTTGTTCAAGCATTGCGCAAAGTAAATTATACGGGTAAATGTAGCCTAGAGCACGAAAAAGATATGGAAGATCCTTTGGCTGGCATGGCTGAATCGGCAGGATATTTTAGAGGGGTAATAGCGATTTAA